In Kangiella koreensis DSM 16069, a single window of DNA contains:
- a CDS encoding peptide MFS transporter, translated as MTAETNPIPESEKTILGHPRGLVVLFFTEMWERFSYYGMRALLIIYLTQHFLFSDERSSVLYGAYTALVYVMTIIGGSLADKYLGARKAVTFGAILLVLGHTGMAFEGSGSKEIMTYNNAEYQLTLDGRGGDATPIIVSEDGRSPITYGENRSFTIENPEAVGLPANISGSDYETRIVHQPLYLNILYLSLALIIAGVGFLKANISTIVGSLYGFGDTRRDSGFTLFYMGINLGSFLSSITCGIIGIVWGWAYGFGLAGIGMLLGLVTFLWKQDWLQGKADPPNPAKLKEKAFAFVNFEWMCYLIGVGIIALSMFFVMNPDIMGGILGPIGLLMFIYLIAYALIKLSGDEQKRMFAAIYFILAQIPFWALFEQAGSSLNLFTDRLVDRELLGWSVPAPVFQALNAFFIFTFAPLLAWLWIWLAKKKMNPSTPVKFAMGVFLAGAGYLVLVLGMKATGSAGMTAVIFIFLIYFIHTMGELMVSPVGLSAVTKLAPIQAVGMSMGAWFLYSGLSNFLAGIIARTTGAETIGGQLTDVGAAKATYIEVYSNVGYVAIGIAVFMLLISPLIKKLMAGAD; from the coding sequence ATGACGGCCGAAACAAACCCAATACCAGAAAGCGAAAAAACCATATTAGGCCATCCTCGTGGTTTAGTAGTGCTCTTTTTTACAGAAATGTGGGAGCGCTTTTCTTATTATGGCATGCGCGCCCTTCTTATCATTTACTTAACGCAGCACTTCCTATTTTCAGATGAACGATCATCTGTTCTTTATGGTGCCTATACTGCACTAGTTTACGTCATGACCATTATCGGTGGTTCATTGGCTGACAAGTATTTAGGGGCAAGAAAAGCAGTAACTTTTGGTGCTATTCTGCTTGTGCTTGGCCATACCGGTATGGCTTTTGAAGGAAGCGGCTCAAAAGAAATCATGACCTACAATAATGCCGAGTATCAACTAACTCTGGATGGCAGAGGTGGAGATGCGACGCCTATTATTGTCAGTGAAGATGGCCGCTCACCAATAACTTATGGTGAAAACCGTTCCTTTACTATTGAGAATCCTGAAGCAGTTGGTTTACCGGCAAACATCAGCGGTAGCGATTATGAAACCCGAATTGTTCACCAACCTTTATATCTGAACATTCTTTACTTATCGCTAGCGTTAATTATTGCTGGTGTAGGCTTCCTAAAAGCTAACATCTCAACCATTGTCGGTTCTTTATATGGTTTCGGTGATACCCGCCGTGACTCAGGTTTTACTCTGTTCTATATGGGTATCAACCTAGGTTCATTCTTATCTTCAATAACTTGCGGTATCATCGGTATCGTCTGGGGCTGGGCTTACGGCTTCGGTCTTGCAGGCATTGGTATGCTACTGGGGTTAGTGACCTTCCTTTGGAAACAAGATTGGCTGCAAGGTAAAGCTGATCCACCAAACCCTGCTAAGCTAAAAGAAAAAGCTTTTGCATTCGTTAATTTCGAGTGGATGTGCTACTTGATTGGTGTGGGCATCATTGCCTTGTCCATGTTCTTTGTTATGAACCCAGACATTATGGGCGGCATTCTAGGTCCAATCGGCTTGTTGATGTTTATCTACTTGATTGCTTATGCCCTCATTAAGCTGAGCGGCGATGAGCAAAAACGTATGTTTGCGGCCATCTACTTCATCTTGGCACAGATTCCATTCTGGGCGTTGTTCGAGCAAGCTGGTTCATCGTTGAACCTCTTCACAGACCGCTTAGTTGATCGTGAGCTATTAGGCTGGTCAGTTCCTGCACCAGTTTTCCAGGCACTTAATGCCTTCTTTATTTTCACCTTTGCACCACTTCTGGCATGGCTCTGGATTTGGCTTGCAAAAAAGAAAATGAACCCATCAACGCCTGTTAAATTCGCAATGGGCGTATTTTTAGCGGGTGCCGGTTATCTGGTACTGGTACTGGGTATGAAAGCAACAGGAAGCGCAGGCATGACTGCGGTAATCTTTATCTTCCTGATTTACTTCATCCACACCATGGGTGAGTTAATGGTTTCTCCAGTGGGCTTATCCGCTGTGACCAAGTTAGCGCCAATACAAGCAGTGGGTATGAGTATGGGGGCCTGGTTCCTATATAGCGGCCTATCAAACTTCCTGGCTGGTATCATCGCCCGTACCACAGGTGCTGAAACTATCGGTGGTCAATTAACTGACGTTGGAGCGGCAAAAGCCACTTACATCGAGGTGTATTCTAATGTTGGTTACGTTGCCATAGGTATTGCAGTATTTATGCTGTTGATATCACCACTGATCAAAAAGCTGATGGCTGGTGCCGATTAA
- a CDS encoding alpha-ketoglutarate-dependent dioxygenase AlkB family protein, which translates to MQQSSLCFGQSSEIIQLKDAEIELLPHFLPAEEGGNLFENLLEAVDWQSETIRIAGVERLVPRLTAWYGDKGASYTYSGVIHHPIPWSEQLLALKKRIEQVCQTSFNSALFNLYRDGRDSVAWHSDDEPELGAKPIIASLSLGAPRSLQLKHKKHKDLRHKLTLTSGSLLVMRGDTQRCWQHQVPKEPAITEPRINITFRNIVTNHK; encoded by the coding sequence ATGCAGCAATCCAGTTTGTGCTTTGGTCAGTCCTCGGAAATTATTCAGCTCAAAGATGCTGAAATTGAGCTTTTGCCTCATTTTCTGCCTGCTGAGGAGGGGGGTAATCTGTTTGAGAACCTGCTTGAGGCGGTTGATTGGCAGTCGGAAACCATTCGAATTGCTGGTGTCGAGCGGTTAGTACCCAGATTGACCGCCTGGTATGGAGATAAAGGTGCCAGTTATACCTATTCTGGGGTTATTCACCATCCTATTCCTTGGAGTGAGCAGCTCCTGGCTTTGAAGAAGCGGATTGAGCAGGTTTGCCAGACATCCTTTAATAGTGCCTTGTTTAATCTGTACCGTGATGGCAGGGACAGCGTCGCCTGGCATAGCGATGATGAGCCGGAGCTGGGTGCCAAGCCAATTATTGCTTCCTTAAGTTTAGGCGCGCCGCGCAGCTTACAGCTCAAGCACAAAAAACACAAAGATTTACGTCACAAACTGACGTTAACTTCTGGTAGTCTATTGGTCATGCGTGGAGATACTCAGCGGTGTTGGCAGCATCAGGTTCCAAAAGAGCCGGCTATTACTGAGCCACGAATCAATATTACTTTTCGGAACATTGTCACTAACCACAAATAA
- a CDS encoding YhdH/YhfP family quinone oxidoreductase — protein sequence MSFLACRVFEKTESEKTESEKTSPKVQKTTIYHQLVQMETDELTAGDVLIRVDYSSINYKDALAASGRGKIMKQFPLNAGIDLAGVIVESDNDAYQAGDKVLVNGCGIGEQYDGGLAQYARVKSDWVIKIPEAYDTRQAMIIGTAGFTAALAIHRMQVNDQKPEMGPIVVTGASGGVGSIAVNLLSKLGYEVIALTSRKSMHDYLFELGANKVVSEDKLGMSDKPLGKALFGGAIDNIGGKTLSNIIAHTQLWGNVASIGLAQSPNLEAKVFPFILRGVSLLGISSTNCPMPLRTKLWHQFGKELPLPDFEAIVSKEIALEDVSPYFDELIDKKHHGRLIVNCQ from the coding sequence GTGTCATTTCTTGCCTGTCGCGTCTTTGAAAAAACTGAGTCTGAAAAAACTGAGTCTGAGAAAACGAGTCCTAAAGTCCAAAAGACCACCATCTATCATCAGCTGGTACAAATGGAAACCGATGAGCTCACCGCCGGTGATGTTTTGATTCGTGTCGATTATTCCAGCATCAATTATAAGGATGCATTGGCGGCTTCAGGTCGCGGTAAAATCATGAAGCAGTTTCCGCTTAATGCCGGTATCGACTTAGCCGGTGTGATTGTCGAGTCGGATAATGATGCCTATCAGGCTGGGGATAAAGTGCTGGTCAATGGCTGCGGTATTGGCGAGCAGTATGATGGCGGTCTGGCGCAATATGCACGAGTGAAGTCGGATTGGGTAATCAAGATTCCTGAAGCTTATGACACACGCCAGGCGATGATTATTGGTACTGCCGGTTTTACAGCGGCACTTGCCATTCATCGAATGCAGGTTAATGATCAAAAACCTGAGATGGGGCCAATCGTAGTCACTGGCGCCAGCGGTGGAGTAGGAAGCATCGCGGTGAACCTGCTCAGCAAATTAGGCTATGAAGTGATTGCACTGACTAGCCGTAAAAGTATGCATGACTATTTATTCGAGTTAGGTGCAAATAAAGTCGTCAGCGAAGACAAACTTGGAATGTCAGATAAGCCACTGGGTAAAGCGCTGTTTGGTGGTGCCATCGATAACATAGGCGGAAAAACCTTAAGCAACATTATTGCCCATACTCAGTTATGGGGAAATGTAGCATCCATCGGATTAGCGCAAAGCCCGAATCTTGAAGCAAAAGTATTTCCTTTTATTTTGCGTGGCGTCAGTTTGCTCGGCATCAGTTCTACTAATTGTCCAATGCCTTTGCGTACCAAGTTATGGCATCAGTTTGGAAAAGAGCTGCCATTGCCAGACTTTGAAGCAATCGTCAGCAAAGAAATCGCACTTGAAGATGTCTCGCCGTATTTTGATGAACTAATCGACAAAAAACACCATGGCCGACTCATCGTGAACTGCCAATAA
- a CDS encoding PD-(D/E)XK nuclease family protein — MQTGYRFETIDPEHSIVITASQRLARHLREEYNRWQAAQGKTVWATLQVMPWGAFTATLWDLLREQLKSSSSEKLPHLLSDQQSQFIWQDIIERSDWNDFLLNINATSSKAWQAWQQYQQWQLDITQSLTWDKDTQAFKDWASEFVQRLEESHWIDSASSINLLLELMSQHQLPVADTIFTAGFEQITPQQQKLFDRLRQTSKLEELASSNTTVTPQVLSFNSMREEFKTAIHQARDSVIKALKDNPDQPFRCAIVVPELEKHKALIERLLWQELTPSLEPEQQPVVGIYDISLGESLNRQPLVVTALNLLKFLNGSIEAQVLQQLLLSPYFGKPKASGTGHDQLLSDRARLEKFLRKSHKQRFAISELSDLAQQAKITSSSFADLIESLSSAQQLVKTKLTLADWVKRLTSILDAAEWPGMRTLQSREYQVQQTLYDCFNQLRQFQVFYPEVISFSSLLELLSQLIAEKQFHQELPKAPIQVMGLLETLGLEFDQLWLTGATYQVLPAQPNPNPFIDKQTLKQHQMPGSSAQREYEYAQQLFNSLLASGDDVTVSYPRFDGSSELLPSPFIAEFPEQTIAANARLAPDFINQIVESSRREDSVESYQDTHGQPLATGVVKGGTGFFRDQINCPFKAYMSYRLKVKEFEEVEQGLNAMERGSLVHTVLEAFWKEHDSNEILTDKSESQLSSLIEPYLASVLDEYSEQFYYLQLADFADNEFQRLLKQLVEALQVDAKRLPFTSLPPEQDQSITIEGLTFNLKVDRIDEVEDGLLIIDYKTGTPTRAKLYPKNKELAPEEPQLALYAINQGDKPIAGVSFFNINAKEVRYQGVADTIENLALDKRSAIKEPMSDIIERWQLQMSEVARDIKAGTAIVDPRNCDYCDFASACRISQRKSQVLQTGEHAKHNGGAL; from the coding sequence ATGCAAACAGGATATCGCTTCGAAACTATCGATCCGGAACACAGCATTGTCATTACCGCAAGTCAGCGTTTAGCGCGTCATTTGCGCGAAGAATATAACCGCTGGCAAGCTGCTCAAGGGAAGACGGTATGGGCAACTTTACAGGTTATGCCTTGGGGAGCCTTTACTGCAACTTTGTGGGATCTACTGAGAGAGCAGTTGAAAAGTAGCTCTTCAGAAAAACTCCCGCACTTGTTATCCGATCAGCAGAGCCAGTTTATCTGGCAGGATATTATTGAGCGATCCGATTGGAATGACTTTCTATTAAATATAAATGCTACCAGCAGTAAAGCTTGGCAAGCCTGGCAGCAATATCAACAGTGGCAACTGGACATCACACAAAGTTTAACCTGGGATAAAGACACGCAGGCATTTAAAGACTGGGCAAGTGAATTTGTGCAGCGACTTGAAGAAAGCCATTGGATAGACAGTGCTTCGAGTATCAATCTTTTGCTAGAGTTGATGTCACAGCATCAGTTACCCGTTGCCGACACTATCTTCACTGCAGGTTTTGAACAGATTACTCCGCAACAACAGAAGCTGTTTGATCGACTCAGGCAAACTTCTAAACTTGAAGAGTTAGCCTCATCTAATACAACGGTGACTCCGCAAGTTCTCAGTTTTAACTCTATGCGGGAAGAGTTTAAGACTGCAATTCATCAGGCAAGAGACTCTGTCATCAAGGCGCTAAAGGATAATCCGGATCAACCCTTTCGCTGTGCCATTGTTGTACCAGAACTTGAAAAGCATAAAGCTCTGATTGAGCGACTGTTGTGGCAAGAATTAACTCCCAGCCTGGAGCCTGAGCAACAGCCAGTGGTAGGTATTTATGATATTTCTCTCGGTGAGTCATTAAACAGGCAGCCGTTAGTAGTAACCGCGCTTAATCTTTTAAAATTTCTCAATGGCAGTATCGAAGCTCAAGTGCTGCAACAGCTTTTGCTAAGCCCCTACTTTGGCAAACCAAAGGCAAGCGGTACTGGTCACGATCAGCTGCTCAGTGATAGAGCTAGACTGGAGAAATTTTTACGTAAAAGTCATAAGCAACGCTTTGCTATCAGTGAGCTTAGCGATTTGGCTCAACAGGCAAAGATCACCAGCTCATCTTTTGCGGACTTAATTGAAAGTTTGAGCTCTGCGCAGCAGCTGGTTAAAACCAAGTTAACGTTAGCAGACTGGGTAAAGCGACTCACTTCAATTTTAGATGCAGCCGAGTGGCCGGGGATGCGCACTCTGCAAAGTCGCGAATATCAGGTACAACAAACCTTGTATGATTGCTTTAATCAGCTACGTCAATTTCAGGTGTTTTATCCGGAAGTGATAAGTTTCTCCAGCTTGTTAGAGCTGCTGTCACAATTGATTGCTGAGAAGCAATTCCACCAAGAACTACCGAAAGCACCGATTCAAGTTATGGGCTTGCTGGAAACTTTAGGTCTGGAATTTGATCAACTCTGGTTAACGGGAGCAACCTATCAGGTGTTGCCAGCCCAACCTAATCCCAATCCGTTTATTGATAAGCAAACACTCAAACAGCATCAGATGCCGGGTAGCTCTGCACAGCGTGAGTATGAGTATGCACAACAGCTATTTAACAGTCTGTTAGCCAGCGGTGATGATGTCACTGTGTCTTATCCCCGTTTCGACGGTAGCAGTGAGCTACTACCCAGTCCTTTTATAGCAGAGTTTCCGGAGCAGACCATTGCTGCGAATGCTCGTTTAGCACCTGACTTTATCAATCAAATCGTTGAAAGCTCCAGACGGGAAGACTCTGTTGAGAGTTACCAGGATACACATGGTCAGCCTTTAGCCACGGGTGTGGTGAAAGGTGGGACAGGCTTCTTTAGAGATCAGATCAACTGTCCATTTAAAGCCTATATGAGTTATCGCCTGAAAGTTAAAGAGTTTGAAGAAGTCGAGCAGGGTTTAAATGCTATGGAGCGTGGAAGCCTGGTGCACACTGTTCTGGAAGCATTCTGGAAAGAGCATGATAGCAACGAGATCCTGACTGATAAAAGCGAATCGCAACTGTCATCATTGATTGAACCTTATCTGGCCAGTGTACTGGATGAATACAGCGAGCAGTTTTATTACCTGCAGCTTGCTGACTTTGCTGACAATGAATTTCAGCGGTTATTGAAACAATTAGTAGAGGCACTGCAAGTTGATGCCAAGCGTTTACCTTTCACATCGTTACCGCCAGAACAGGATCAGTCGATCACCATTGAAGGCTTAACTTTTAATTTAAAAGTCGATCGGATTGATGAAGTTGAAGATGGTCTTTTGATCATTGACTATAAGACCGGAACACCCACCCGCGCAAAGCTGTACCCAAAAAATAAAGAGTTAGCGCCTGAAGAGCCACAGCTAGCTTTGTATGCAATTAATCAAGGTGATAAGCCAATTGCAGGGGTAAGCTTTTTTAATATCAATGCCAAGGAAGTACGTTACCAGGGCGTTGCGGATACAATTGAGAATTTAGCGTTGGATAAACGTAGCGCGATTAAAGAACCCATGTCCGATATTATCGAACGTTGGCAATTACAAATGTCCGAAGTCGCGCGTGATATTAAAGCGGGTACTGCAATAGTCGATCCCAGAAATTGTGACTATTGTGATTTTGCATCTGCTTGCAGAATTAGCCAGCGCAAAAGCCAAGTCCTGCAGACAGGCGAGCATGCCAAACATAATGGAGGCGCTTTATGA
- a CDS encoding UvrD-helicase domain-containing protein — MIQDLKARQEAIDHTRSFIVQAPAGSGKTELLTQRVLKLLAVVQNPEEVVAITFTNKAAREMQNRIMQSLYSAQGPKPDQPHKVLTWELAKSVLQRDQELDWGLMHSPHRLRIKTFDSLCATIANQMPVLAKFGGQLSPTENPYELYYQAAKSVVDGVKTQEAWAGHVHRVLAHTDNKVEQLQELLAQQLAKRDQWLRLEQEGTAERDILEQGFIDVFEAELKQVDSSIPQPLKHRLLSCIIFAANYFEDNHPLFALKTLVEWPEAKAGHLVYWQAIANFCMSKNKAELLKTGPMPPQKLGETKDEKAIIKLKKDEAAEVMAELAEYSAFVEHMAIVRNFPNIHYQDDEWEVIESLTELMRIATAHLTIEFKRQGVVDFTEISMAADRALGNIDAPSELALKLDYGISHILVDEFQDTSYGQYQLIEKLTAGWQADDGRTLFVVGDPMQSIYRFREANVGLFIQARDHGIGDIRLEFLQLTSNFRSSETVVNWVNKSFANIFPSYDDAVLGAVSLAEATATKDSSDEDKVDFKIFFGDDSNSPGSDYDSEETITDAATQEANYIAEQIEVLLKEQPEQDIAVLVRARNHGVAIIEALQQRAIAYVAEEFEELAEKQSVLDVLTLLRVLIHPHDKVAWMALLKSPWFGLTLTDMSLIESVFGDEVYRVLTDYPAVDGLSLQAVSALEKQGAILEKHRWQLYQQPLAIQLEALWLHLGGALSCQPGEIEQVYTFLDFVSGYEQNQIITDYNPLLLAMSKLHAPPSREDHCRVSIMTMHKSKGLEFDTVFLPQLNKGSGNNDKQLMVWEEFPAQDDSSQYLMAPVDQVGESNSLYKFVNDFSRQKNRLESGRLLYVASTRAKRRLFLTCCGAVSYNQKEERLKVGSFGHDSLMNLLRPIYETFIESEVLRLELNEEADHSSEQILDHSWQRLKADWSYPKLSDSFKGIKSLLEKNSIIAEQATIEFDWATDVAKTIGVLMHRQLELISKGLWQLNQQSIRDYAAAMYEQLLSSGYNEKNARYAQQRIEQGLTNVLNDPKAQWILSAQHQDSACELALTGVVDGEYKAFVIDRTFVDEEGTRWIVDYKTGSHLGDDIAGFIQSEKERYQAQLEQYKTLMAQIDQRPIKLALYFPMMKRFEEL; from the coding sequence ATGATTCAGGATCTAAAAGCACGTCAGGAAGCTATTGACCATACTCGCTCCTTTATCGTCCAGGCACCGGCAGGATCGGGAAAAACAGAATTGTTGACCCAGCGGGTACTTAAATTGTTAGCTGTGGTACAAAACCCAGAAGAAGTCGTGGCGATTACCTTCACTAATAAAGCTGCCCGTGAAATGCAGAACCGGATTATGCAATCACTGTATTCAGCGCAAGGACCTAAACCCGATCAGCCGCACAAAGTTCTTACCTGGGAATTGGCTAAAAGTGTATTGCAACGAGACCAGGAATTGGACTGGGGCCTCATGCACAGCCCGCATCGCTTGCGCATTAAAACCTTTGACTCATTGTGCGCCACTATCGCCAATCAGATGCCAGTTTTGGCAAAGTTTGGTGGTCAATTGAGTCCCACCGAAAACCCTTACGAACTTTATTATCAGGCCGCCAAGTCAGTGGTGGACGGAGTCAAGACACAGGAAGCTTGGGCTGGGCATGTTCATCGCGTTCTGGCGCATACCGATAATAAAGTCGAGCAGCTACAAGAGCTGCTGGCGCAACAGTTGGCAAAGCGTGATCAATGGTTGCGGTTGGAACAGGAAGGCACTGCAGAGCGTGACATATTGGAGCAGGGATTTATTGATGTGTTTGAAGCTGAGTTAAAGCAAGTCGACTCGTCAATTCCACAGCCATTAAAGCATCGTTTGCTTTCCTGCATTATTTTTGCAGCAAATTATTTTGAGGATAATCATCCACTGTTTGCGCTCAAAACTCTGGTTGAATGGCCAGAGGCGAAAGCTGGACATTTGGTTTATTGGCAGGCCATTGCCAATTTCTGCATGAGTAAAAACAAAGCTGAGCTATTAAAAACAGGACCCATGCCGCCACAAAAGCTGGGCGAAACCAAAGACGAAAAAGCCATCATCAAATTGAAAAAAGATGAGGCTGCAGAAGTTATGGCAGAACTGGCTGAATACTCAGCTTTTGTTGAGCACATGGCCATTGTTCGAAACTTCCCTAATATTCATTATCAGGATGATGAATGGGAAGTGATTGAATCATTAACTGAGCTGATGCGCATTGCGACCGCTCATTTAACCATAGAATTTAAACGACAAGGCGTTGTAGATTTTACTGAAATATCAATGGCTGCTGATCGCGCTTTAGGAAATATTGATGCCCCTTCTGAATTGGCGCTTAAGCTGGATTATGGTATTTCCCATATCTTGGTGGATGAATTTCAGGATACTTCGTATGGCCAGTATCAACTGATCGAAAAACTGACTGCAGGATGGCAAGCCGATGATGGACGCACCCTCTTTGTAGTTGGCGACCCCATGCAGTCTATTTATAGATTCCGTGAAGCCAACGTTGGCTTATTCATTCAGGCTCGCGATCATGGCATTGGTGATATAAGGCTGGAGTTCTTGCAGTTGACCAGCAACTTCCGGTCCAGTGAAACAGTGGTGAACTGGGTCAATAAAAGTTTTGCCAATATTTTTCCAAGCTACGATGATGCTGTATTAGGTGCGGTCAGTCTGGCAGAAGCAACCGCCACAAAAGATAGTTCAGATGAAGATAAGGTCGACTTTAAAATATTTTTTGGCGATGACTCTAATTCTCCCGGTTCGGATTATGATTCTGAAGAAACCATCACTGATGCCGCAACACAGGAAGCAAACTATATCGCTGAACAGATTGAGGTTTTATTAAAAGAGCAACCTGAACAGGATATAGCCGTTTTGGTCAGGGCGCGCAACCATGGTGTTGCCATCATAGAAGCCTTACAGCAGCGTGCTATTGCTTATGTAGCAGAAGAGTTCGAGGAGTTGGCCGAAAAGCAAAGTGTTCTTGATGTGCTGACATTATTGCGGGTACTCATTCACCCGCATGACAAAGTGGCCTGGATGGCTTTATTGAAGTCTCCCTGGTTTGGCTTGACCTTAACCGACATGAGTTTAATTGAGTCTGTGTTTGGAGATGAGGTTTATCGTGTTTTAACCGACTACCCAGCTGTTGATGGCTTGTCACTGCAGGCAGTCTCAGCTCTTGAAAAACAGGGCGCCATTCTTGAAAAGCATCGTTGGCAGTTATATCAGCAACCTTTAGCGATTCAGTTGGAAGCATTGTGGTTGCACTTGGGGGGCGCCCTGAGCTGTCAGCCTGGTGAGATTGAACAGGTGTACACTTTCCTCGACTTTGTCAGTGGTTATGAGCAGAACCAGATCATTACTGACTACAACCCCCTGCTATTGGCGATGAGTAAGTTGCATGCGCCACCGAGCCGTGAAGACCATTGTCGGGTGTCAATCATGACCATGCACAAATCGAAAGGTCTTGAGTTTGATACGGTATTTTTACCGCAGCTTAATAAAGGCAGTGGCAATAATGACAAGCAACTAATGGTGTGGGAAGAATTTCCAGCACAAGATGATTCCAGTCAGTATTTGATGGCGCCAGTTGATCAGGTAGGGGAAAGCAACTCGCTGTATAAATTTGTGAATGATTTTTCGCGACAAAAGAATCGCTTGGAAAGTGGCCGTTTATTGTATGTAGCCTCAACTCGTGCCAAGCGGCGACTCTTTTTAACCTGTTGTGGAGCCGTTTCCTATAACCAGAAGGAAGAACGATTGAAGGTGGGTTCGTTTGGTCATGATAGTTTGATGAATTTGTTAAGGCCGATTTATGAAACCTTTATTGAGTCAGAAGTATTGCGATTAGAATTGAATGAAGAAGCGGATCACAGTTCAGAGCAGATATTGGATCACAGTTGGCAACGGCTTAAAGCTGATTGGAGCTACCCGAAGTTGAGTGATTCATTTAAAGGAATTAAGTCATTGCTCGAGAAGAATTCCATCATTGCTGAACAGGCAACCATTGAGTTTGATTGGGCGACCGACGTTGCTAAAACGATTGGTGTATTGATGCACCGGCAGTTAGAACTAATAAGCAAAGGGCTGTGGCAACTTAACCAGCAATCGATTAGGGATTACGCGGCTGCAATGTACGAACAGTTATTGAGCTCTGGTTACAATGAAAAGAATGCTCGTTATGCTCAGCAACGAATTGAACAGGGTTTAACTAACGTATTAAATGATCCGAAAGCGCAATGGATTTTATCAGCGCAGCATCAGGACTCAGCTTGTGAATTAGCCTTAACGGGTGTTGTTGATGGAGAATACAAAGCTTTTGTGATTGACAGAACCTTTGTCGACGAAGAAGGCACTCGCTGGATAGTTGATTACAAAACTGGAAGTCATCTTGGTGATGATATCGCTGGATTTATTCAGTCCGAGAAAGAGCGCTACCAAGCTCAGTTAGAGCAATATAAAACATTAATGGCACAGATTGACCAAAGGCCTATTAAACTGGCCCTTTATTTTCCCATGATGAAACGATTTGAGGAATTGTAA
- a CDS encoding GNAT family N-acetyltransferase, whose translation MNNNRIETERLVLRPFQESDVDDYLEYALDPEVMKYIRPIGDPKAAKEMFLRHAGEWDGEEGKWMGAAVVVKDSGKMIGDVGFRYKSKQHQQIEIGYKFNRHFQGHGYGSEALITLVKLIVRDWPFHKLVAYCEPRNIASWKLMEKIGMQREGYFQENFNFDGRWQNEVAYGVLKRNLKL comes from the coding sequence TTGAACAATAACCGCATAGAGACAGAGCGATTAGTATTAAGACCATTTCAAGAGTCTGATGTTGATGATTATCTTGAGTATGCTCTTGATCCGGAGGTGATGAAGTACATTCGTCCAATCGGCGACCCCAAAGCTGCCAAAGAAATGTTTCTTAGGCACGCCGGAGAGTGGGATGGTGAAGAAGGCAAGTGGATGGGCGCTGCTGTTGTTGTTAAAGACTCAGGGAAAATGATTGGCGATGTTGGCTTCCGTTATAAAAGTAAGCAGCACCAACAGATTGAAATCGGTTATAAATTTAACCGTCACTTTCAAGGACATGGTTATGGCTCAGAAGCTTTAATCACATTAGTAAAACTGATTGTTAGAGACTGGCCATTTCATAAACTCGTCGCCTATTGTGAACCGAGAAATATTGCTTCCTGGAAATTAATGGAAAAAATAGGCATGCAACGAGAAGGCTATTTTCAGGAAAACTTTAACTTTGATGGACGCTGGCAAAATGAAGTGGCTTACGGAGTTTTGAAAAGAAATTTAAAGCTCTGA